In Nonomuraea muscovyensis, one genomic interval encodes:
- the cysN gene encoding sulfate adenylyltransferase subunit CysN, producing the protein MDILRFATAGSVDDGKSTLIGRLLYDSKAIFEDQLEAVERTSRDRGTEYTDLSLLTDGLRAEREQGITIDVAYRYFATPRRKFIIADTPGHIQYTRNMVTGASTADLAIILIDARKGVLEQSRRHAFLTSLLRVPHLVLAVNKMDLVDYSEERFEEIREEFTAFASKLNVADLTFIPISALNGDNVVSRSENMPWYNGSSLLHHLENVHIASDRNLVDVRFPVQYVIRPQRATDHAFHDYRGYAGQVAGGVLKPGDEVVHLPSGLATRIASIDTFDGPVEEAFPPMSVTLRFEDDIDISRGDMIARPNNQPHVAQDLEAMVCWMSDSAKLAPRSKLAIKHTTRTARALVRDLHYRLDVNTLHRDEEATSLGLNEIGRVSLRVTQPLFVDDYARNRLTGGFILVDEATNGTIGAGMIIDAH; encoded by the coding sequence ATGGACATTCTGCGTTTCGCCACGGCCGGAAGCGTCGACGACGGCAAGTCCACTCTCATCGGGCGCCTGCTCTACGACTCCAAGGCGATCTTCGAGGACCAGCTGGAGGCGGTCGAGCGCACCTCGCGCGACCGCGGCACCGAATACACCGACCTGTCGCTGCTGACCGACGGCCTACGGGCCGAGCGGGAGCAGGGCATCACCATCGACGTGGCCTACCGCTACTTCGCGACGCCGCGGCGCAAGTTCATCATCGCCGACACGCCGGGCCACATCCAGTACACCCGCAACATGGTCACCGGTGCCTCCACCGCCGACCTGGCGATCATCCTGATCGACGCGCGCAAGGGCGTGCTGGAGCAGTCGCGGCGCCACGCGTTCCTCACCTCGCTGCTGCGGGTGCCGCACCTCGTGCTCGCGGTCAACAAGATGGACCTCGTCGACTACTCCGAGGAGCGGTTCGAGGAGATCCGCGAGGAGTTCACCGCGTTCGCCTCCAAGCTCAACGTGGCCGACCTGACGTTCATCCCGATCTCCGCGCTCAACGGCGACAACGTGGTGTCCCGCTCGGAGAACATGCCCTGGTACAACGGCTCCTCGCTGCTGCACCACCTGGAGAACGTGCACATCGCCTCCGACCGCAACCTGGTCGACGTGCGCTTCCCGGTCCAGTACGTCATCCGCCCGCAGAGGGCCACCGACCACGCCTTCCACGACTACCGCGGTTACGCCGGCCAGGTCGCGGGCGGCGTGCTCAAGCCCGGTGACGAGGTGGTCCACCTGCCCTCGGGCCTGGCCACCCGGATCGCCTCCATCGACACCTTCGACGGGCCGGTGGAGGAGGCGTTCCCCCCGATGTCGGTCACGCTCCGGTTCGAGGACGACATCGACATCTCCCGCGGCGACATGATCGCCCGGCCCAACAACCAGCCGCACGTGGCCCAGGACCTGGAGGCCATGGTCTGCTGGATGAGCGACTCCGCCAAGCTCGCGCCGCGTTCCAAGCTGGCCATCAAGCACACCACCCGCACGGCCCGCGCCCTGGTGCGCGACCTGCACTACCGGCTCGACGTCAACACGCTGCACCGTGACGAGGAGGCCACGTCGCTGGGCCTCAACGAGATCGGCCGCGTGTCGCTCCGCGTCACCCAGCCGCTGTTCGTCGACGACTACGCCCGCAACCGGCTCACCGGCGGCTTCATCCTCGTGGACGAGGCCACCAACGGCACGATCGGCGCCGGCATGATCATCGACGCTCACTGA
- the cysD gene encoding sulfate adenylyltransferase subunit CysD → MLQRDYTTSQLDVLEAEAIHIMREVAAEFERPCLLFSGGKDSIVMLRIAEKAFWPAAIPFPLMHVDTGHNFDEVIEFRDRRSAELGARLIVASVQDSIDAGRVVEETGRRASRNRLQTTTLLDAIEEHEFDAVFGGARRDEEKARAKERVFSFRDDFGQWDPKNQRPELWNLYNARIRKGEHIRVFPLSNWTELDVWDYIRREGIEIPSIYFSHTRKVFERDGMLLPDAEVVQRGDDEPLFEAVVRYRTVGDMTCTGAVQSTAATVGEIIEEIAVTRITERGATRADDRSSEAAMEDRKREGYF, encoded by the coding sequence ATGCTCCAGCGCGACTACACGACGTCGCAGCTCGACGTGCTCGAGGCCGAAGCCATCCACATCATGCGCGAAGTGGCGGCCGAGTTCGAGCGCCCGTGTCTGCTCTTCTCCGGCGGCAAGGACTCCATCGTCATGCTGCGCATCGCCGAGAAGGCGTTCTGGCCGGCGGCGATCCCGTTCCCGCTGATGCACGTCGACACCGGCCACAACTTCGACGAGGTCATCGAGTTCCGCGACCGGCGCTCCGCCGAGCTCGGCGCGCGCCTGATCGTCGCCAGCGTCCAGGACTCCATCGACGCGGGCCGCGTCGTCGAGGAGACCGGCCGGCGCGCCTCCCGCAACCGGCTGCAGACCACCACGCTGCTCGACGCGATCGAGGAGCACGAGTTCGACGCCGTCTTCGGCGGCGCCCGCCGCGACGAGGAGAAGGCCAGGGCCAAGGAGCGGGTCTTCTCCTTCCGCGACGACTTCGGCCAGTGGGACCCGAAGAACCAGCGCCCCGAGCTGTGGAACCTCTACAACGCCCGCATCCGCAAGGGCGAGCACATCCGGGTCTTCCCGCTGTCCAACTGGACCGAGCTGGACGTGTGGGACTACATCCGGCGCGAGGGCATCGAGATCCCGTCCATCTACTTCTCCCACACCCGCAAGGTGTTCGAGCGCGACGGGATGCTGCTGCCCGACGCCGAGGTCGTGCAGCGTGGCGACGACGAGCCGCTCTTCGAGGCCGTGGTCCGCTACCGCACGGTGGGTGACATGACCTGCACCGGGGCCGTGCAGTCCACGGCCGCCACGGTCGGAGAGATCATCGAAGAGATCGCGGTCACCCGGATCACGGAGCGAGGGGCCACCCGGGCCGACGACCGCTCTTCGGAGGCCGCCATGGAGGACCGCAAGCGGGAAGGCTACTTCTAG
- a CDS encoding inositol monophosphatase family protein yields MTIRDDHSLAADLATEAGERLLAVRAREGFADAAALRAAGDRESHVFLMEALARLRPSDHVLSEEATREERLDPSRLEAERVWIVDPLDGTREFAEEGRSDWAVHVALWERGELAAGAVALPAQGRTLGTGEPPKLPAHQGGRFRIAVSRTRPPEFVRNLAHLVGADLVPIGSAGAKISAVLTGEVEAYVHAGGQYEWDSAAPVAVAQAAGAHASRIDGAALTYNQPDPSLPDILVSLPDLAPTLLAGIRDLHR; encoded by the coding sequence ATGACGATTCGCGACGACCACTCCCTCGCCGCCGACCTGGCGACCGAGGCCGGCGAGCGGCTGCTGGCCGTACGTGCGCGGGAGGGCTTCGCCGACGCGGCCGCCCTGCGCGCCGCCGGCGACCGCGAGTCCCACGTCTTCCTCATGGAGGCGCTGGCCCGGCTCCGCCCGAGCGACCACGTGCTGTCGGAGGAGGCCACCCGGGAGGAACGCCTCGACCCGAGCCGGCTCGAAGCCGAGCGGGTGTGGATCGTCGACCCGCTCGACGGCACCCGCGAGTTCGCCGAGGAGGGCCGGTCCGACTGGGCGGTGCACGTGGCCCTGTGGGAGCGCGGCGAGCTGGCCGCGGGAGCGGTCGCGCTGCCCGCGCAGGGCCGCACCCTCGGCACCGGCGAGCCGCCCAAGCTGCCCGCGCACCAGGGCGGCAGGTTCCGCATCGCGGTGAGCCGCACCCGGCCGCCGGAGTTCGTGCGCAACCTGGCCCACCTCGTGGGCGCCGACCTGGTGCCCATCGGGTCGGCCGGGGCGAAGATCTCCGCGGTGCTCACCGGCGAGGTCGAGGCCTACGTCCACGCGGGCGGCCAGTACGAGTGGGACTCGGCAGCCCCGGTGGCCGTCGCGCAGGCCGCGGGGGCCCACGCCAGCCGGATTGACGGCGCGGCGCTGACCTACAACCAGCCGGACCCCTCACTACCGGATATCCTGGTTTCCCTACCCGACTTGGCGCCTACCCTGCTGGCCGGGATTCGCGACCTGCACCGCTGA